AATCGGCATTTTTTTCTTTGGGATCAGTCCGTAAATACAGACCGGCGGTCACCAGTGTGACGGAGAAAAATAGAACGATAATAATAGACCATTGAGAACGCGTCATGGTTGTGGATTCATTGTCTTCTGTCGGAATTCAGTCTGAGAGGATTTTGAAATAGTGTCGTGCCAACACCTTCACAGTTTTCTTCGGATCTTGTAAAAACCGGTCAGGGACTTCCATCCCAGCAGCAGAATGAAGATCCAGAGCAGGTAGTTTAATGTGCCTGGCAGGAAATACGTTTCGACGGGGAGCCAGGCATAAACGATGAATCTGGGACGAACGAGCCAGCTGTAGGGGATTGCCAGCGTACTGCGGATCATGGCAAATGTTACCACGAGTGTGTAGAAAAACAGATACAGGCTTCCCGCGATAATGGTTGCTTCCCCATAGTGAATCAGCGTGATTGTCGTAAACGTTACGACAAGTTGGTCTGAGATTGTATCGGTAAAGGAACCGCGATTGCCGGCGATTTTCTGAAAACGGGCCAGGGGACCATCAATGCCATCCAGTAAGACATGCAGCAGTAGCAGGCAAAACGCCAGTGGTTTTGCCTGATCCCAGGTCATTCCATAAGAAAAGCAAAAGCCGATTCCGCAAAGCAGAGACAGACCGGTGAGATGATTGGCAGTAATGCCCCATTTCACAAATCGTTTTAGCAACGGCAGAAGCAGCAGATGGCGGCGTGACTGCGAGGCATCCATCATCGCCTGTTCGCCACTGGCATAAACAGAGACCTTGCTTTTGGTTGTATTGGGAAGAGAGCACATATTTTTCAATCCCTTGTGTTCAAAACCAAAATGACCCGCTGATCTTAAGAGTCTTCGTTGCTTTGAAACAGTTTGTCTAATACGCCAGACGCTTTCACTTCTTCAAACTTTCTGCGAAATACTTTTTCCTGTTCGGGATCGAGTTGAGGGGGGTGGCCGTGTTCTTTGATGTATTGTCCCATCGATTCCAAGGTCGCTTTCTCGAAGTAATGATCGCTCATCGCCAGAGAAACGATCAACTCATCATCGGTTCGGGGTTTTGCCTGGCATTCATCGCAGGCGAGGAATGAGCCGAATTTTAAGTGGCCACATTGAAAGCAGACTGCCGTTGTCATTACAAATCCTTTGGTTCTCGCAATTTCTTATTTTTAAACGATCTCTCACTCAAAGTATATCAAAGTTTGGGGGGAAAATGCCCGGAGATTTCTTAGGTTTCCTTTTTATATGTCTGGGTTTTGATATTATGGAGAAGTCCTCTTTTCTTCATTGCAGAAAAGAGTCGTAAAACTATGAATAATTGAATGAACTGATCCAATAATTTAAGAACTGACTGCAAGATGCATGTATTAGACTATGGTGTTATTCTCGCCTATCTTCTGGTTTCGATTGGACTCGGCATCTATTTCGGTCGCAATCAATCGCGGAAGGAATTTTTTGCCGCCGGTAATTCCATGGGCTGGTTGCCTGTGGGATTGAGTGTGATGGCGACGCTGTTTTCTGCCAACAGCTTTGTCATGTATCCTTCGATCGCTTATGGCAGTGGCTTGCGAATCAGTCTGTTTTTGATCGCCGTTTCTCTGATGGCGCCACTGGTACTGTGGGTGTTCATTCCCGTTTATGCACGGTTGAATTGCCAGACCGCGTATGAGTATCTGGAACGCCGTTATCATGTTTCGGTTCGTTCTTTAGCCAGTGGTTTATTTATCTTCTTGCGGATTGGCTGGATGGCTTCGGCCACGTATGCGGCGTCGATTGTGCTGGCAAACGTGATGCAGGTTTCGCAGTTATGGGTGATTATTGTGCTGGGCATTGTTTCCATTTTCTACACAATGCTCGGTGGTCTGCGGGCAGTGATGTGGACCGACGTGATTCAGTTCTTTATCTTCAGCCTTACGATTATTCTGACGCTCGGTTTGATTCTTGCCCAAACCGATAACGGAGTGTCGGGGGTCATTTCGACTTATTTTGAAGGTCGGAGTAATCTGCTAGTGGATTTTACTCCTTCGCTGACGCTGGAATATGGTAGTTGGGCGGTTTTGATCGGGCTGTTTCTGGAAGCGCTGTCTGCCTTTGGTGCGGATCAAGTCGCCGTGCAGCGCTATATTGCGGCGCGTTCCGAGAGGACATCGCAAGTCGGTTTCATGATCAATGTGATCGGGATGTGGACTGTGGTGCCTGGTTTGTTGGCCATTGGAGTCGGCCTCTATTCTCATTATCATCAATTTCCGGAACAGATGGTGTCGGTATTGGCGACAGAGCTCAATGGAGAGCTGCCAGACTGGAGAGCCGACGCAGCCGGTGCGGGGAAGGGGATGACGGTCCCCCAGTTTTATGAATCGTATCCGGAGTATGTGGCCGAAGACATTCAGGCATTGAAGCTTCAGGACCAGGCGTTGCCGCAATATGTGCGCCTGCATTTCCCGCCGGGAGTGGTGGGATTGTTTCTGGTTGCGTTAATGGCGGCGGTGATGTCGAGTATCGATTCGGGAATTCATTCGGTGACCACCGCGCTGATGGTTGATTTTCGGGATCGACATTTTCTGCACTTAAAACCGGATAATAATAAAATGGAGGTTTTTCAGGACCGGGCACTGGTGGTCTTGATCGGTGTGCTTTCCATAGTGCTGGCCTGCAACGTGGGTGAGATGGGGGATGTGTTTGCCATCGGGAAAAAAGTGACCGCTGGTTTTGGCGGCCCCTTACTGGCCGTGTTTATCCTGGCTCTGTTTTTCAAAAACTCAACGACAGCGGGGGTTCTGGTGGGGACATTCTCAGGAGCCGTCATTACGATCACGCTGATGTATATTTCCTCTGACTGGTTTTCCGTCTGGTTCTGGCCCATTGGTTTTGGTCTGACAATGGTGATTGGCGTCATCGTCAGTCTGTTGACCGTTTCTCATCGACCGGATTCGGCTGAAACGCCTTTAACGTATTGGAATGTGGTACGAAGTCAACACAAAAATGATCCTGATTTAAGCGAGTAATTCTCCCATGAAATATGCTGAAATGACCGCGGTGGAACTGAAGAATGTATCGCGTGATGAAACGCTGGTTGTCCTGCCGATTGCTGCTGTGGAACAGCATGGCCCGCATATGCCGACGGCAACCGATGATATTATCTGTACTGCAGTCGCCGAACAGGTCGAGCAGAACCTCAAGGAATCGGTTTTATTACTGCCGACTCTCTGGCTGGGGGCGAGTCAGCATCATCTTCGCTGGGGCGCCACGTTGACCTCCCGTGTGGAAAACTATGAAACATTATTGTGCGAAATTTGCGAATCGATACTGAATGACGGGTTTCGCCGAGTCATGATTTTAAACGGTCATGGCGGAAATATCGGTCCGATGCAGATTGCGTTGCGGCGCCTGCAGGTAGATTATCAAAACTGTCAATTAATGGCGGCCTCCTATTGGTCGATTGCAGAAGCGGAGATCGCGTCACTGATGGAGGGGGAGTGCAAAACCGTCGGCCATGCCTGTGAGGCGGAAACGTCGTTGGTGATGTACCTCCGACCGGAATTGGTGCGCGAATCAAAAATTGAAAATTTTGAAGACTATGCCCCGGATGTGGTAGATGGCGTTTATCTCTGTCATGACATGTATCAAAGAACTACTGCCGGTGCGACAGGCCGTCCTGATCTGGCGAGTGCAGAGAAAGGCGAAAAAATGTTCTCACATATTGTGGAACGCGTGTCTCACGTGTTGGCACACTTATCGGAGAGAACATTTTTTGAATAGCGGCTCTATTTACGGACGTCAGAAATCGTCCGAATTAAGCGAGATAAGGGTGTAAAAACCGGGTTAAATCTCGTGCTTCCAGGGATTGCTGTACTTCTGCAGGTGTGGGAGCGGTTTTCAGATAATGGGCGGCGACTTCATCGGTAAAATCGCTGTTTCGTGTGTATTTGAGTTCCAGTGCTTTGTCTTGAGTGATGGGAGCAAAATCGAAAATCGTTCCTGATTTTAAATGGCTCAGCAATCCTTCATGCGCCACCTTGACGGCTTGCATCCCTAGTAGAAATGGTGCAATTTCCTGTGGTTTTGGCAAGGCATGGAACAGCATCGGGCCGGAGTCTAAGCCTTTTGACAATAGATGAATGGTCGCTCCGACGTAATCGGGGTTCCCCTCCTGGACCGCCCAGAAATTGCAACTGCTTCCGCGATAATAAGGTGAAACTCCCATGTGAATGTTCAACGCTCTCTGGCTCACTAAAAAGTCGCAGAGCTCTCCCTTGATAAAACTACTGCCGAATATGATGTAGTAATCACTTTCCAGAGCAGGCTTGAGTGTCTCCAGCTCCAGGCGATTCAAATCGCCCAGCTTCATCGAAAGAGATTTCACATTCAGAGGAGAAAAGCGGGGCCGCCCGAAGATTGTTTTTTCTGCGTCCAGAACATGGCTGAAATATTCCTGCATCACATCAGATCGCCTGAAGAAATCTGCTACTTGCCCGGGGAAAATGGTATTGCATTCCTGGATGGCATAGACTTCCTCTGCAATCGAAGCCAGCGACTCAATCAGAGAGAGATGGCGGGGTTGATTACTGGTGAAAACAGTGATCTTCATGCTGCGATTCTCTCCATAATATTCGCGTGGTCTTCTCTTGGGAATTCCAGACTGGTAAGCGGGTGCTCTTTCATATTCGAACGGAAACCAAGTTGAATCTCCAAATCATTCAGGATTTGAATGGTATCGTCGTTATAGGAGTTACAGGGGTGTGACATCGACACCGGCGCGGCGCAGAGTAGTTTTGTCAACGTGTCGTAATTTGTCTGGTATTCACTCCGTTGATCCTCGGCAGCTAATGACGCCAGGGCGGTAGGGTGAGTATGCGAGTGCAGTCCGATAAGATGATCTTTAGAATGCAGTTCAACCACATGCTGGTCTTTCATCCACAAGTCATTTGTGAAATCCTGCAGATCTATCTTGTGGTCCTGAATCATCAGATCCAGGATTTCATTATAGGCTTTGACTCCAAGTGCCATGTCTCTTACGAACCGGAATCGTTTATCTTCCTCAGTATAGAAGGGGAACTGGCTGAGGTATTGATCGGCGAAAAATATTTTTAGCGAACGTTCAACGGTTTCATTATATTGCGATGAGGCAACCATTCGAAAAAAACTTTGATAGAAATGGTCAATATTGTCGAAGCAGACTGTTCTGAATTTTCGGTAGATTTCAAGGTTTTCGGTGCCACCTGTGATGACCGATGAATAGACAAACCAGAATGCGGTTAAGTCAAAGGCTTCCAGAACAGGTAATGCGACTTCGTACTGACAGAGGAGAGCATCGTCAAAAGTCAGGCAGACTTCGTTTTTGGCGAGGCTTCCCTTAGATGCCTTCTCGAACCATTCTTTCGCTGGTAAAATGTGATGCTCACGTTGATAGTGCTCTATGATCTGCGCGAGCTCATTGTATGATATAGCGCCTTGCCCTTTCATGTGTCTCTCATTATAGAAGTGATGAAACATGATGCCATGCGGGCGTTCGTATGATGTTCTCAAGGGATCCCTTTTAGAATAACTGCTGATTGTTTGAAATTTGAAAATATTTGCTGTCTTAAATTGAATCGATCTCAGGATCCACTCATATTACGCGGCCTCTTTTAGATTCATTTTTTCGCAAGCCTGCAGCACAACATTTGTGATTCGTATGTGGGACTGGCTATCACAATTCCAGGCTTTCCGAACTTCGTCCGCACGTCGTTTTTGGGCCTCGCTTGTTTCTTTTTTCAAATTGGATAGTGCCTTGATTCCTTCCGCGATGCTGATCGAAAACGTGCCCCAATTAAATAAATGCAATGGGATGCCGTGTGTCGGATAGTCATGGTTAGAATGAAACAGAGCAACCTGTTTCCCCAGTAACGCTGCCTCGACGGAGACGGTTGACTTATGAGTGATTAAGGCGTCACAGGATGCCAGAGACATTGAAAGCGGCGTGTTTTTGTCTAAAAAAGCGACATTTCCCAGACGGTTGATGACTCTTTCTGCGATCTGGCTGTCACTATTCGGGTGTGGTCTGACCGCTACTTTTAAAGAATGATTTTCCTGAAGTACATGCTCAAGGCTACTGACAATCATTTCTTCATGCTGGTCCCAGTTGGGTTTCATAGCATACAATGCCAACAGATCTGTCGGTTCAACATGATTATGAATTCTCCAGGCTGATGCCCGACTTTCTGTTAGCGGGATTTCATTGACCCAGTCAAAATTCGGATTTCCAGTGACGATCAGGTTTTCCGGATTCAGTCCTCGATCTACAAGAATTGATACTGCCTGTTTAAAAGGGACGCATACAAAGTCTGCAGGAATGTCGTTATGTGGTTGCAGTCCAAACAGGTCAAGTACCCCGACCGAAGGAATTCCGCGTTCTGCTGCGATACGAATTGATGCCAGTTCAGCTCTGGGGGAGTTGGTTGTTAAAACCACATCTGGATTAATTATGTCAAAGATACGTCGGATCGGATTCAGAGGCAAAAACGCTTGTCTTCCTTTTTGACGAAAAGCCTGTTCTGCTCCTGCGACTCCAAGTTGATCCTCCAGGTCTGCATAAGACAGGCCCAGGTAGGCAATCGATTCCTCAGGGGAATTCACCTTATTGTCCTGATGCATTTCTGCCGCTAAACGCTTCCCATGCTCAATCGCTCTTGTCTCTTCAAGTTGAATGATGTCCTGAAATCCCATGGGTGAGAAGCCGGCTTTTCTCAATGGATTGGCAGCAGTGGTCAGCCCCAAAACATGAATCTCATGTCCCAGTTCTTTTAAGTGTTTTAGAACGGGAATCAACATGAGGACATGACCACCCCCATAGCAGACAGCCAGAATACGCTGTTGTTTTGTGTGTGAGCTTGTCATATGCAATTCTAGCAAAGCAAAAAAGTTGATTTCTGAAGGCTTGCCGGTTGAAAATCGGTTCAAATTAACGGAGAAATCCCAGATTCTGTCAAGACGAAATATTCGGAGCCGGGGTTTGGGTTGAATAGAATCACTTCTCAACGGGAAATCGGGCAAGGATTGCTCATGGTGTGTTTGAATGTATAGACTTCAGGGCTTTGTCCATTTGAGAATCCCCCAACTTTATTTGTTCATAAGTGATGAATTGGTCTTCCTTAAGTACCCCGGAATATTGAAAATGCTTGCCTTCAATTATTGAATGATTCGATGCAGAAAGTGATCGGAAACAGAAACGACTCCTTCAGAAGGTGAGAGGGGGGGGGCAGGACGGTACCACAATCCTGATTTTTGTATTGTTTGTATCTGTAGATGGTCGTTCTCCGCTTTAAGCTAGCGAAAGGATTCGTAATGTGTGGAATTATTGGGGGCTATGATCGCAATCAACGCCCCTTTGGAACGGCGTTAGCAGAGCAAGCTTGCAAGAGAATGGCTCATCGCGGACCCGATGACCGGGGATTCTACGAAACAGGTGGGATGCTGGTGGGAAATCAGCGTCTGTCCATTCTGGATCTGGCTGGTGGCCATCAACCCATGTTTTCTGATGATCAACAGGTGGTCGTTGTTCAGAACGGGGAAATCTATAATTTCAGAGAATTGGCAAAAGGGCTCGGTTGCCGCACCAGTTGTGACACTGAGGTCATTCTAAGACTGTATCAGCGTGACGGGGAAGATTTTGTCAAGCAACTCAACGGGATGTTTGCTATCGCAATTATCGATCGTCGCAAGCAATCGCTCTTGCTTTACCGTGATCGAGTGGGGCAAAAACCACTCTATCTGCATGATGATGGTAGACGGCTGTTGTTTGCTTCCGAGGTCAAATCCCTGTTTGCGATGGGAGTGAAAGCGGAGATGAATTGGGAAGGCTTCGATGCCTATCTCACGTACAATTTCGTTCCCCCTCCGATGACGCTTTACAAGAATATTACCCATTTAATGCCCGGGCACATGCTGAAAATCAGCTCTCAGGGCACAGAGGTTCGACGCTGGTGGAATCTGGCGGAAAAGCCTGTTGAATGTCGGTCTGAAGCGTCCTGGTGTGACGAAATTATTGAGACTTTAAGGGCCGCTGTGAAGATTCGTTTACGTGCGGATGTGCCGTTAGGAGCTTTCCTTTCGGGAGGCATTGACAGTTCGTCTGTGGTGTCTCTGATGAGTCAGGAGTTACCGCATCCGGTACAGACTTTTTGTATCGGATTTGATGACCCCCGGTTTGATGAATCCCGGTATGCACAGGAAGTCGCAGATCAGTTTGGTACTCGTCACACATGTGAAGTACTGAATCCCAATTTGACAGAGACCTGGCCCCTCACGATTTATCACAACGATCAGCCACACGGTGATGTCTCTTTCATGCCAACGCATCGTGTCAGTCATCTGGCCAGGCAATCGGTCAAAGTGGTTTTGACTGGTGATGGTGGGGATGAACTATTTGCAGGCTATGACGTTCATCGAAACTTTTTTGCGAATCAGGATTTAACATTACCCCGTGAGCAAATTGAAGCTGACTATATTCGTGCCATCAGTTTGCTGCAGCCTGCCGAAAAGCAGGCGCTGTATTCAGAGGAATCCCGAATTCAGCTGGGGGGCTTTGATGCTTCTTCTTTTGCGATGTCGCAGTTGAAAGAGTTTCGACATCTTGATCCGATCAGCCAGGCTCTGGCTCTGGATACCAAGTTGTTGTTGCCTGGGAATAATCTGGTGAAACCCGACAAAATGGCAATGGCTGTTTCGCTGGAACCGCGTGCTCCTTACCTCGATTATCGGATGATCGATCTGGCGTTTCGGATTCCAGGTTCGCTGAAATTACGTGACGGCGTTACTAAAGCCATTTTGAAAAAGGCCTGCGAGCAAGTTTTGCCTGCCAGTATTATCTATCGGAAAAAGCAGATGTTTACTGTTCCGATCGGGGAATGGTTCAAGCGAGAACTTTCTCCATTCGTCAACGAAGTGTTACTTTCAGAACGATCTCTGGAACGCGGGATTTTCAGCCCGGAAAGGGTTGGCCAGATGATTCAGGAACATCAGTCAAATCGGGTAAATCATACACGTGCCATACGGGCATTGCTGGCGTTTGAGTTGTGGCAGCGAACATTTATTGATCAGACTTTTGATCATACTCCGAGCTATGCGGAATTGGGCATCAAGAGTTCTGTCAATTTTGGAATGGTTGGCCGAAACGCCGCTTAAAGAATTATTTCGAACCTCCCCTGTTTTTTGCAAAGTGAATATTATGGACGATCAACAATTGTCACAGAAATCGGGCTCTGCGCAAGGTGCGACACAGGGACAACCTCACTTTGATCCACAGTTGCTTGCACCTGTTTCGGGTTCAACAGACGCGACTGAAAATAGAGAATATTTTCTGAAGCGGCCTGTTGACCTTCTGCTGAGTGGTTTTGCGCTCATCGTCTTTTCTCCAGTATTTCTGCTGATCGCCTTCCTGATCAAAGTCACCTCGCCTGGTCCGGTGTTTTTCCGACAGAATCGCCTGGGAGTGAACGAAGCACCATTTGAGATCTTGAAATTCCGATCCATGCGCTCTGAACCTGAACAGGCAGGACCTCAGTTTACCAGTGCGAATGATTCCAGAATCACCGGCATTGGGAAGCTGATCCGTAAAACAAGTCTCGATGAGTTGCCCCAATTGATCAATATATTTCGAGGCGAAATGAGTTTGATTGGTCCTCGTCCTTATATCGGCTTTGAGTTAGAGGAGACTTCACAAATCGATCGTCAGAAACGGGCCAGTGTTCGTCCCGGCGTCTCAGGCCTGGCTCAGGTCTCAGGAAGAAGTCAGTTGACTCAAGCTGCCGTTATTGAATTCGACCTTGAGTATGTGGGACACTGCAGCCTGAGACTCGACTGGCAGATCCTTCTGCAGACGATCAAAAAAGTGGTTTCCTGCGAAGGAACCAATTAAATTTATTTAGAACCAATGCTATGTGTTGAAGTAAGGTAGCGTTCAAAAAAAAGTTTTCCAATAATACTGAGCCGGTTCGACAGGAAAGCAGTCATTAAGATAGCTGGGATAAATGCCATCATCAGGATGGAGAACGCAAACAAGGATAAGAGAATCATCAGCGCCATGCAGTAGGCAGTAAAGAACAGTAGTGGATCGCGTGTGAGGCTGTTTCTGTAGAAATATACAAAACAGGCTAACAAGGCTGTGAATCCGAAACACAGGACTTTAAAGACCAGGTGATCATCAAGCCCATTCAGCATTCCATGTTGGGTCATCAAAAGAAATCCATCAAACCCACCGCCAAAAAAGGCCAGATTCTTATTGATTAAAAACAGAATGATAGGCGTATACAGCAGAAAAAATATAAACATGGAAATAATGACTGGGTAATGAATTCTGATTTTTTGCCTAAAGTCATACAACAGGTAGATGCAAATCGAAGAAAAAGAGATTGCATAAAAAGAGATGGCAACGCCACTGCTGCTCGAGGAAAACAAGATTGCCAGAGAGATCAGGCATGCTGGCAGGGCCTGTTTTTCAATGGTTGCTTCTTTATCTTTTACAAGAAGAAACAGGCCATAGAACATTAATGAATAGGCACAAAGGCCATAGATCAATCGACCATTCATGAACAGCGTAAGCACGGCAAAGAACAGGAACACAAAGAAATTGACTTTCCAGATATTCGTTAATTTTCGATGTAAGGTTATGCAGCGGGAAAGTGAATGTGAAATCATCACACACATCGCAAGCACTGCCAAAGATAAAATAATGTCAGGAGATACTTGTAGTAATTCGGCAACCAAATAGATTGGATACACGAGTGTGTATCTCAATCCATGCGGATGCAAGTAAATCGACTTCAGGTTGATCGAAAACCCCGCCTCGTACAGTGTCTGAACTTGAGGCCACATCTGAAAGGTCTTTAAATTCAATAGAATTACCATCAGATAGGTAACCAGGGCGCCCCAAAAAAGTGATTTGTATACATTACCGACGAACATCTGAGCCATCAATTGCCCTTCTGTCTCGAATGATTGGAACTGAAGAAGATCAGGATGTTACAGAATGAATTCTTGAGATGTATTTGACTGTTTGGAGAGTTTCAATCACTGAAAACTTACAAGAATGAAGTACGATTCTGTGAGAGAAAATGGCTCATTCTGCTGAGGTGCGAGGAGTCTAGACAAAGCATTCTGGTGTGTAAAGACAAATCTTCAGCTTAGTTATGGTGGATTGGGAGTGGTGGGCTAGCTTGTGTTCTGAGAGCTCAGATTTGGCCAAATGGGGGTGCCAGATTTCGGGTTGGGAGGGAATACTCTGTATTTTTGAAAAGGCGGTTGAGAGTGATATCGTGAATCGGGGGCAATGTACGAAACACTCCAACTTGTTTGTCTCATAGTCTTTGTTACCGCCGGTTGGCTTTGATTTCATTGAGATTGGTATCGCATTCTGTCACATTTCTTGTTATTGGTACGCCTCGTTTGTGTCAATCAATACCAGTTGACTGGTAAGACGCAAGGTTTTTCTACGATGCATTCTTAAAAACCGTATCAGTTAAATTGTCTGATTGGATCCAGTCCAATGTACATTTATGATCGTGATCTGAAACGCCTTTCTCCTGCTTTTGCATTGGATTCGAAAGGTTCGTTTTTTAAAGAACAGGCCTATAAGCTTGGAGTTCTGCTTTCAATCGCGACAGGCTTTGCGATTCCCATTTCAACAAGTCTAACGTCGATTTTAAGCTTAGGGATTTTGGTCTGTTGGATTATCTCGGGGCAATATCGTGTTTCCTACGAGTTACTGAAAACAAATCAAGTTGTCGCTGTTTCTCTTGCCTTTTTTGGATTTCTAGCGATTGGCTTGCTCTACACGCCGGAATCATTCTCAGTGGCATCGCGGAATTTGTTTAAGTACCGCCAGTTTATTATGATTCCCGTTTATCTCTCGTTCTTTCTGAACCCAAAGTCACGCCGGCTGGGGATTCAAATGTTCGAGCTGGCGCTGATCGTCACCTTGATTTGTTCGATTTGTTGTATGTTTCTTCCCCATAGCGGTGTAGACAGTGATATTTATAATCGGACTGTTTTTAAGAACCGGATTACACAAAACATTCTGATGGCATTTCTGGTTTATCTGGCTGCCTGGAAGTTTTGGGAAAAGCCGAAGCAGCGTTGGTATTATGCCATCTTGGGCCTGGTGGGAGTACTTAATACTGTTGCGATTGTGCCTGGACGCTCCGGTTATCTTGCTTTAGGAGTTTTAACTTGTTTATTTCTCTGCCAGAAGCTGGGTTATAAAGGGCTCATTGCTGCTGCTTTTTGTATTGGGGGGATTGGATTTATTGCCTACCACCAATCTCAAACGTTTCAGGCACGCATCAATCAGGTCGTGACAGAGGTTTCGAATTATCAGGAGACTCAAGAGAGGCGTGGTGGAGTCAATTTGCGTCTTGAGTTTTATGAGAATAGTCTGCAGCTGGCGAAATCAAGTCCCATTGTTGGCGCGGGGATTGGAAGTTTTGAGTTAAACTATCGGCAGCTCTCCCAGGAAAAGAACCAGATTGCCACTGCCAATCCGCATAATGAATATGTGATGTTACTGGTTCAAAACGGGGCCATTGGTTTGTGTCTGTTTTTATCGTTCTACTGGGTTGCCTGGCGATCGACTCGCTCGATGAACGGGCTTGATCGGTCCTTTGGACAGGCAGTGCTGGCGGTCTATGTCATTGGATGCCTCGTGAATTCCCTGATGTTGGATACAACGGAAGGCAATTTATTCGGATTCCTGATGGGGCTGACATTGGCTGGGGCAGGAAGTGCTGTTGCACAGCATCATCAAGAACAGGAGCCGGAATTTCCTTCCAGCAACGAAGATCAGCATCTCATTCGGGACGCAGCCTGAGTTGCCTTGCGCTATGGGAGTGATTGAGACGGAATGACGGTTGCTTAAGACCAGGCCAAGGGTATTGGTGGTCTGTATCGCTTGCCCTAATTCCCCCTTTACACAAAAAAATGATTAAATTAGTATCTGCGGCTGGAATATTGCGTCCATTTTTGATTTTCTAACTGTGTTTTCTATCACGACAGAGTAGCGCTTAAGACGAAAGGGGCCATGGATGGCCGGTGTGATTGGACTAATCACTGCAAGAGGTGGTTCGAAAGGAGTACCTCGGAAAAATATACGAGAGCTGGCCGGAAAACCGCTGATTGCCTGGACGATTCAGGAAGCATTACAAAGTCAGGAATTAGATCGTGTCATTGTTTCTACCGATGACAAGGAGATCGCTTCCATCTCCCGGCAGTATGGTGCGGAAGTTCCGTTTATTCGCCCCCTTAAACTGTCATTAGATGCCTCCAGTCATGTGGATGTAATTTTACATGCCATCGACTGGTTTGCTGAGCAGGAGCAGTACGAGATGGATTATGTGGCATTACTTCAGCCTACATCTCCCTTTCGTATCGCCGAAGATATCGATGGCGCGATCAGGTTTGCCAGAGAGAAAAACGCCAAATCTGTGATTGGCATGATGGAAGCGCCCAGTCATCCGGTCTGCTTGCGAGGGATGGATGAAGAGGGGCTGTTGCTGGAACTGTCTGACGCTCAGAAAGAATCGATGTTGCGCAGGCAGGTGCTGGAAGATGTGTATGCTTTCAATGGCGCTTTGTATATTCTCCGGGTAGACGCATTTAAAGAAAATCTGACCTTTCGACCTTATCAGGAAACCTACGGGTATAAGATGCCGACCGAGCGGTCGTGGGAAATCGATACCGAGTGGGAATTCTTAGTTGCCAGTTTACTGATGGAAAATCAGGTGCGTGATACTTCCCGCCGAAAGGCTGCTTAGTGAATGAGCCTGGAATGCTTCGTCTTTTCCTTATTTTGAATTATGCAAACGATGCACGATCTGGTTCCA
This genomic interval from Gimesia alba contains the following:
- a CDS encoding sodium:solute symporter family transporter, with product MHVLDYGVILAYLLVSIGLGIYFGRNQSRKEFFAAGNSMGWLPVGLSVMATLFSANSFVMYPSIAYGSGLRISLFLIAVSLMAPLVLWVFIPVYARLNCQTAYEYLERRYHVSVRSLASGLFIFLRIGWMASATYAASIVLANVMQVSQLWVIIVLGIVSIFYTMLGGLRAVMWTDVIQFFIFSLTIILTLGLILAQTDNGVSGVISTYFEGRSNLLVDFTPSLTLEYGSWAVLIGLFLEALSAFGADQVAVQRYIAARSERTSQVGFMINVIGMWTVVPGLLAIGVGLYSHYHQFPEQMVSVLATELNGELPDWRADAAGAGKGMTVPQFYESYPEYVAEDIQALKLQDQALPQYVRLHFPPGVVGLFLVALMAAVMSSIDSGIHSVTTALMVDFRDRHFLHLKPDNNKMEVFQDRALVVLIGVLSIVLACNVGEMGDVFAIGKKVTAGFGGPLLAVFILALFFKNSTTAGVLVGTFSGAVITITLMYISSDWFSVWFWPIGFGLTMVIGVIVSLLTVSHRPDSAETPLTYWNVVRSQHKNDPDLSE
- a CDS encoding polysaccharide deacetylase family protein gives rise to the protein MKGQGAISYNELAQIIEHYQREHHILPAKEWFEKASKGSLAKNEVCLTFDDALLCQYEVALPVLEAFDLTAFWFVYSSVITGGTENLEIYRKFRTVCFDNIDHFYQSFFRMVASSQYNETVERSLKIFFADQYLSQFPFYTEEDKRFRFVRDMALGVKAYNEILDLMIQDHKIDLQDFTNDLWMKDQHVVELHSKDHLIGLHSHTHPTALASLAAEDQRSEYQTNYDTLTKLLCAAPVSMSHPCNSYNDDTIQILNDLEIQLGFRSNMKEHPLTSLEFPREDHANIMERIAA
- a CDS encoding formyltransferase family protein → MKITVFTSNQPRHLSLIESLASIAEEVYAIQECNTIFPGQVADFFRRSDVMQEYFSHVLDAEKTIFGRPRFSPLNVKSLSMKLGDLNRLELETLKPALESDYYIIFGSSFIKGELCDFLVSQRALNIHMGVSPYYRGSSCNFWAVQEGNPDYVGATIHLLSKGLDSGPMLFHALPKPQEIAPFLLGMQAVKVAHEGLLSHLKSGTIFDFAPITQDKALELKYTRNSDFTDEVAAHYLKTAPTPAEVQQSLEARDLTRFLHPYLA
- a CDS encoding creatininase family protein, with the translated sequence MKYAEMTAVELKNVSRDETLVVLPIAAVEQHGPHMPTATDDIICTAVAEQVEQNLKESVLLLPTLWLGASQHHLRWGATLTSRVENYETLLCEICESILNDGFRRVMILNGHGGNIGPMQIALRRLQVDYQNCQLMAASYWSIAEAEIASLMEGECKTVGHACEAETSLVMYLRPELVRESKIENFEDYAPDVVDGVYLCHDMYQRTTAGATGRPDLASAEKGEKMFSHIVERVSHVLAHLSERTFFE
- a CDS encoding CDP-alcohol phosphatidyltransferase family protein, with translation MCSLPNTTKSKVSVYASGEQAMMDASQSRRHLLLLPLLKRFVKWGITANHLTGLSLLCGIGFCFSYGMTWDQAKPLAFCLLLLHVLLDGIDGPLARFQKIAGNRGSFTDTISDQLVVTFTTITLIHYGEATIIAGSLYLFFYTLVVTFAMIRSTLAIPYSWLVRPRFIVYAWLPVETYFLPGTLNYLLWIFILLLGWKSLTGFYKIRRKL